GCCTCCCGGCCCATGCCGATTGGCCCCTGACTCCGGACAAGTCCCTCACCGTCTACGGCGACCTGCGCCTGCGCTGGGAGCAGGACTGGGACTCGACCGACCCCGCGGGCGCCGACCGCCGGGACCGCGACCGGTTCCGCATCCGCGCCCGCGCCGGGCTCAAGTGGCAGCCCGCCAACGCTCTGCTTCTGAACGTCCGCGTTCGCACCGGCGACAACAATTCCCAGCAGTCGCCGCACATCACCCTCTGGCAGGATCGCGGCGATGAGGGCGACCAAGGCGATTTCAACATCGACCGACTCTACGCCAAATTCAAACCGACCGAACATTCCTCCGTGACGGTCGGGCGCGACGGACTGGCCATCTGGATCCCCAATGAGCTGCTTTGGGACGACGATGTGTACGTCGATGGCGTCGCCTGGGCCTACAAACGCCAGGTCGATGAGGCGACCTACGCCTTCAACGCCACATGGGCTTTCCTGCCCGACGGACCCGACAGCATCAGCCACGCCAATCGCGCCCAGATTCTCGCCGGCCAATTCGTCTACGGCCGAACCATCCAGCCCGGCCGCCTCACCGTCGCCGAGGCACTGCTGTACATCGCCGACGACAACGATGCGCTGAACACCACCACAGACAACCTCGACTTCGCCATCAACTACACCAACGTGCAGTTTACCTTCGACCTCGCCGACGGCTTGCCGCTGAGCCTCGGCGCCGACCTCATGGTCAACTTCCACGACGGCCCCGACGGCGATCACCCCAACGAAAACTTCGGGTATGTGCTCTCGGCCCAGCTCGGCGGGCTTAAATCACGCGGCGACTGGTTGCTCGGCTACTACTGGGCGGAAATCGAGAAATGGGCCGTCCCCCGCTTCATGGCCCAAGACGACTGGTCTCGATTCGGGTCGGCCACGCAGACGCGTTCCAGCGACTTCCGGGGCCACGAACTTCGTGCTGGCTACATGATCACCGACAACATCAACATCCTCGCAAGGGTATATTTCGTCGAAACGATCACCAGCGATGTCGAAGACGGCAAACGCTTCCGCGTCGACCTGAACATCAAGTTCTAAAGATGATTTCGCAACCCACCGCCGGACACGCCCCATCGTGCAACTGAACGATCGACAGGGCCGCTCAATTCGTTATCTGCGTCTGTCGCTGACTCAGGCCTGCCAGATGCGATGCGCGTACTGTCGACCAAGTTGGCTCGGCCATTGCGGACAACGCGGCGAACTGACCGTCGATGAAATCGAGCGGCTCGTTCGTCACGTGGTGACGCATCACGGCATCAGAAAAGTGCGGTTGACAGGCGGTGATCCGACGACGCGCAGTGACCTGGTGCAGATCATTGAGCGGATCGCGTCCATCGACGGCGTCGACGACCTGGCGATGACAACCAACGGACTTTCGTTGGCGGCGCGCGCCCATGCGTATGCGGCCGCGGGGCTCGGGCGCGTCAACATTAGTCTCGATGCAATGCAGCGCGACACGTTCTGTCAGATCACCGGCGTCGATGGGCTGCAGCGCGTACTTGACGGGTTGGACGCGGCGCAAGCGGCAGGGCTGGGACCGATCAAGCTGAACACCGTTGTGATGAAACACTCCAACGAAGACCAACTCGAGCTGCTGATGAGATTCGCGGTGGGGCGCGGCATGGAGATCCGCTTCATCGAGCTGATGCCGATGGGCCCACTGGCCGATCAGTGGACCGATCGCTACATCGCGGAGTCGGAGATGAAGTGTGTTCTGTCGCCGCACATTCAGCACTGGGAGCCACTGGAGCAGGGCTCGGATTCGGCGCGGCGCTTCGGAGTCACGCTGGACAACGGCGTCATCGGCGTGGTTGGTTTCATCACGCCGATGAGT
This genomic window from Planctomycetota bacterium contains:
- the moaA gene encoding GTP 3',8-cyclase MoaA, which translates into the protein MVQLNDRQGRSIRYLRLSLTQACQMRCAYCRPSWLGHCGQRGELTVDEIERLVRHVVTHHGIRKVRLTGGDPTTRSDLVQIIERIASIDGVDDLAMTTNGLSLAARAHAYAAAGLGRVNISLDAMQRDTFCQITGVDGLQRVLDGLDAAQAAGLGPIKLNTVVMKHSNEDQLELLMRFAVGRGMEIRFIELMPMGPLADQWTDRYIAESEMKCVLSPHIQHWEPLEQGSDSARRFGVTLDNGVIGVVGFITPMSCNFCAACSRIRITADGSIYPCLMDRPAGSLMSAMRPRFDSDRLNRLLIESLAQKRSEHPSTGYVTMTTIGG